A genomic segment from Oncorhynchus keta strain PuntledgeMale-10-30-2019 chromosome 7, Oket_V2, whole genome shotgun sequence encodes:
- the rpl8 gene encoding 60S ribosomal protein L8 — protein MGRVIRGQRKGAGSVFKAHVKHRKGAAKLRHIDFAERHGYIKGIVKDIIHDPGRGAPLAKVAFRDPYRFKKRTELFIAAEGIHTGQFIYCGKKAQLNIGNVLPVGTMPEGTIICCLEEKPGDRGKLARASGNYATVISHNPETKKSRVKLPSGSKKVIASANRAVVGVVAGGGRIDKPILKAGRAYHKYKAKRNSWPRVRGVAMNPVEHPFGGGNHQHIGKPSTIRRDAPAGRKVGLIAARRTGRLRGTKTVTEKEN, from the exons ATGGGACGTGTTATCAGGGGACAGAGAAAAGGTGCCGGCTCCGTGTTCAAAGCCCACGTGAAGCACAGAAAAGGTGCTGCTAAACTCAGACACATTGACTTCGCAGAACGTCATGGTTACATCAAGGGAATCGTGAAG GACATTATCCATGACCCTGGCCGTGGTGCTCCCCTTGCCAAGGTGGCTTTCCGTGACCCCTACCGGTTCAAGAAGAGGACTGAGCTGTTCATTGCTGCTGAGGGCATCCACACCGGACAGTTCATCTACTGTGGCAAGAAAG CTCAGCTGAACATTGGTAATGTTCTGCCTGTGGGCACCATGCCTGAGGGAACCATCATCTGCTGCCTGGAGGAGAAACCTGGCGACAGGGGCAAGCTGGCCAGGGCGTCTGGGAACTACGCCACAGTCATCTCCCACAACCCAGAGACCAAGAAGTCCAGAGTCAAGCTTCCCTCTGGCTCCAAGAAGGTCATTGCTTCTGCTAACAGAGCTGTCGTTG GTGTGGTTGCCGGAGGTGGACGTATTGACAAGCCCATCCTGAAGGCCGGTCGTGCCTACCACAAGTACAAGGCCAAGAGGAACTCCTGGCCACGTGTCCGTGGTGTGGCCATGAAT CCTGTTGAACATCCCTTCGGTGGTGGTAACCACCAGCATATTGGAAAACCCTCAACTATCAGGAGGGATGCACCCGCTGGTCGCAAGGTCGGTCTCATTGCTGCCCGTCGTACAGGCAGACTGCGTGGAACAAAGACGGTCACGGAGAAGGAGAACTAA